From one Rosa rugosa chromosome 4, drRosRugo1.1, whole genome shotgun sequence genomic stretch:
- the LOC133741973 gene encoding uncharacterized protein LOC133741973, producing MQKNFHTSLLALFLWISFVIILVSCSSSDLRNSSLSSLLTGLDSGMGPKKWTRTKRLLEDSYCQNRNNGREMQAIPISDSAEEQESHFTRSSRGTYSKTKWTRTKTLLEDSHSQNDNDEIEMQGIPVCDSSEEHEVHFSRSSRGIQLVMSEENQCLKHQQNSESYSTTKFNHTPK from the exons ATGCAAAAAAATTTCCATACAAGTTTGCTGGCACTGTTCCTGTGGATATCATTTGTTATTATTTTGGTGTCGTGTTCCTCATCAG ATCTTAGGAACAGTAGCCTGTCAAGTCTTTTAACTGGTTTGGATTCAG GTATGGGTCCGAAGAAATGGACAAGAACAAAAAGACTGTTAGAAGACAGTTATTGTCAAAATCGTAATAATGGAAGGGAAATGCAAGCAATTCCTATTTCTGATAGTGCTGAAGAGCAGGAAAGTCATTTTACCAGATCAAGCCGTG GCACATATTCGAAGACAAAATGGACAAGAACAAAAACATTGTTAGAAGACAGTCATTCTCAAAACGATAATGATGAAATAGAAATGCAAGGAATTCCTGTTTGTGATAGCAGTGAAGAACATGAAGTTCATTTTAGCAGATCAAGCCGTG GCATTCAGTTGGTGATGTCAGAAGAGAATCAATGTTTAAAACATCAGCAGAATTCCGAAAGTTATAGCACTACCAAATTTAACCATACTCCCAAGTGA